From the genome of Pieris rapae chromosome 5, ilPieRapa1.1, whole genome shotgun sequence, one region includes:
- the LOC111003246 gene encoding zinc finger protein 479: protein MENVKACRICLKMDTKFSVLHPKSLGLFYELLTGTTVQKGLIKYACFECAALLKKYFCFRQKSLRSQFVLENILEHCGKITSSHINQIDRQSLLLNSNLSRNDIEIKDSELLEDIPCTEEKFSVENNDDIDFHWTCSSDEEPKIKSEENVVIEVPVKKEVAGKGKKRKPKQQKTQRWIRKKKNGRKQNGVKKDHKKSVPATFSKTVADEELYKHVAIVNLTVDEQYEEVRRRQESSNYLNSFYKCEICFKGFIDARAWQNHNKQHNEGEVQCDVCKLRFRSKVILSRHVKYHSTKYHCLQCPYISQGISQAKLHLLWHRGVTYDCDHCGEKFRQRMSYITHLRMKHPSDWVCGVCGNTFVSQMGLLQHKSLRHTQVNEKTEIEDNPEAPFCELCDVKFASPEAFKRHLVQARKHVATAENKYGCRECGESFKTAKELRDHTRARPECLRKPSYSTSPAKNNGDPRSWPMNCPHCGKEIANAYIYSWHFRTAHPEKDYYAGCDSICDVCGKGFPKRLLSAHIAKHSVGGPNELNGGGKCETCGKVCVSRSSLYAHRRTHSEARPHVCTVCGMGFKAKSVLQRHGLVHTGEKPYTCELCGKSFSQSNTCQQHIRTVHHKLPPLYVSRSKRERMMRRHALAQ from the exons ATGGAAAACGTAAAAGCCTGTaggatttgtttaaaaatggatACAAAATTTTCTGTTTTGCATCCGAAAAGTTTGGGATTGTTTTATGAATTACTGACAGGAACGACT gtacaaaaaggtttaataaaatatgcttGTTTTGAATGTGCtgctcttttaaaaaagtatttttgttttcggCAAAAGAGTCTTCGCAGTCAATTTGTTttggaaaatatattagaGCACTGTGGAAAG ataACATCATCacatataaatcaaattgatAGGCAAAGcttacttttaaattcaaatctaaGCAGaaatgatattgaaataaaagacAGTGAATTATTAGAAGATATACCTTGCACAGAAGAAAAATTTAGTGTAGAGAATAATGATGATATAGACTTTCATTGGACATGTTCAAGTGACGAAGaacctaaaattaaaagtgaGGAAAATGTAGTTATTGAAGTTCCAGTTAAAAAGGAAGTTGCAGGCAAGGGAAAAAAACGCAAG CCGAAACAACAAAAAACCCAGAGATGGATTAGAAAGAAAAAGAATGGGCGGAAGCAAAATGGTGTTAAGAAAGACCATAAAAAATCTGTTCCTGCCACATTTAGTAAGACTGTTGCAGATGAAGAGTTATATAAGCATGTTGCCATTGTAAATTTAACA gtgGATGAGCAATATGAAGAGGTGCGTAGACGCCAGGAGTCCAGCAATTATTTGAACTCATTCTACAAATGCGAAATCTGTTTCAAAGGCTTTATTGACGCACGCGCATGGCAGAATCACAATAAACAACATAATGag gGTGAAGTCCAGTGCGACGTTTGCAAGTTACGATTCCGGAGTAAGGTGATCCTCAGCAGACATGTGAAGTACCACAGTACCAAGTATCACTGTTTGCAGTGTCCATATATCTCTCAGGGCAT TTCTCAAGCAAAACTCCACTTGTTATGGCACAGAGGCGTAACATACGATTGCGATCATTGTGGCGAGAAGTTTAG ACAACGCATGTCGTACATCACACACCTGCGAATGAAGCATCCGTCAGACTGGGTGTGCGGTGTTTGCGGAAACACCTTCGTCTCTCAAATGGGCTTGTTGCAGCACAAGAGTCTGCGACACACCCAAGTAAAC GAAAAGACTGAAATAGAAGATAACCCCGAGGCGCCATTTTGCGAGTTATGTGACGTGAAGTTTGCGTCTCCAGAAGCATTTAAGCGACACTTGGTCCAGGCACGGAAACACGTGGCCACGGCCGAGAACAA ATACGGGTGTCGAGAATGCGGGGAATCCTTCAAGACGGCGAAGGAGCTTCGGGATCACACCCGGGCGAGACCGGAATGTCTGCGAAAGCCGAGTTATTCCACTTCACCCGCTAAGAACAATGGCGATCCGCGCTCATGGCCCATGAACTGTCCACAT TGTGGCAAGGAGATAGCGAATGCTTACATCTACTCGTGGCACTTCCGCACAGCACATCCCGAGAAAGATTATTACGCGGGATGTGATTCTATATGCGATGTTTGCGGCAAGGGATTTCCG AAACGTCTTCTAAGCGCTCATATCGCTAAACACTCAGTCGGCGGACCGAACGAGCTAAACGGAGGAGGCAAGTGTGAGACGTGTGGCAAAGTGTGTGTGAGCCGCAGCTCTTTATACGCACACAGGCGCACTCACTCGGAAGCTCGTCCGCACGTGTGTACGGTGTGTGGAATGGGATTCAAAGCTAAAAGTGTGCTACAGAGACATGGATTG gtaCATACGGGCGAGAAGCCGTACACTTGCGAGTTGTGTGGCAAATCTTTTAGCCAATCCAACACCTGCCAACAACACATACGGACAGTGCATCACAAATTACCGCCATTGTACGTCAGCCGATCTAAACGCGAGCGCATGATGAGGCGTCATGCTCTTGCGCagtaa